The stretch of DNA ATATAAGGATATACAATAGTAATGGATTAATATATTTTTACTATCGGAGGAAAATATGAGAACTGCTTCTATTGTGTTACTGACAGTATTAACATTTACCATGCTCCTGGTGTTTACTATTTCTTATTCACCAGCCCAGAATGCAATGCTTTTCTTAAGCCCTGAATTTGCAAAAATGGTATGCGATGCCTGGAATCAGAGTGAGCTACCTCAACAATTGGGGACTAAAGAAGCTGGGGGCAATAACTGGATACTGACCGAAAACAAATATACAGGTGAAGTAAGAAATAAGCAGGTTTTAGTAATGTCCCGTAGGGATTGCAGTGCAATGCCTAAGGTACAGCTCACTATTGAAAATAAAAATGGGAAAGCTGTGTGTACCTATGGCGGAGCATTAACCGAAAGTTATGAAAAGGCTGAATGGGCATTTGCTCCTACGACAGTACAGTGGTATAAATTTGCTTCAGGAATCTGGGGTTACATGCAGATGCCTGGAATCATGAAAGGTTTCCGTGGTCCCATGTTTGTGGCTCGTGCTAATATTGGCAACTTTGGCACATTCTGGAAGATAGTTGGCAAAGTTGCTCAGCAAACAAATGCCGATTATAAAACAAACTGCAATTTGACCAATGATGATGTTGAGGATATAGAAGAGTATATGAAAAATATTAAGTAAAGGTCATATTGCAAAACACAGTGGCGAAGGAAATCGTTGATAGTTAATATCCTTCGCCCTATTTCACCATTTCACGCAAGTCCTTTGCAAACAGTAAAGGAACAATCGTTATCAATATTAATATAGCCGATACCGTAAATATTTCGGGTGTTGGGATAATGCCCGGTTTACCATCGACGGTTGTCCTGATGCCCCATGTATCGGCAACTATCGCCCCAATAAGAGGACCGGGTATCATGGTAAATGCTACATAGAACAATGTAAAATATCCTGCAAACTCGCCTCTACGCTCTTCGGGGAAAAGGTCCTTGCTCCAGGCACCTGTTGCGGTCATCCATATAGTCTGGGCTATTATCCACATGGTAGCTAATATCCCGATAGTTATCGGTGACCGTGCAAAAGAAAATGCAATTAATGATACTGAAATTAATAGTACTGCAAACACTGCAATGGGTTTACGACCAATTTTGTCAGCTAAAATACCTGCTGGCAGTGACGCTAATATCCCACCAACCAGTATTGAAACGGCAATCAGTATCGATGATGTTGCAATATCTATTTTTAGAAAATGTTTCAGATAAATTATTAAATATGGGAAAAACACATTGAAAGCCATTCCCCAAAATCCAATAGCAAGCAACACATATAATAAATTTTTATTTTGCCTGAGTGCCTGAGTATTGAGGCTTTGTTGAATACGTTTGAGCAATGGCTCTCTGACAGGAACTATCGCCCTTTGTGGCTCAATTGCTGCAATGCCACCAGCTATACCTGATATAAGCACCAGCGCACCCGCAATGCCAAAGAAAATAAAATAGCCAAATTTTTCAACAATAGGGCCTGATGTGCCATAAACAAGCAACAGTGCAAACCATGTTGCAAGCGATAGTAACCCTTGAGCTTTCCCACGGTTAGTGTCACTGGTGACATCAGTCAGGTAGGCATTGTATACCGCA from Spirochaetota bacterium encodes:
- a CDS encoding MFS transporter; amino-acid sequence: MKTRINISLFFLGLGGQIAWAIENQFFNTFLYDRIIPDPRYVSIMVALSAITATITAIVMGAFSDSIGKRKPFLLYGYLAWSVSIWVIPMAEWIKPVLLAAWVVIFLDSLMTFFGSTSYDAVYNAYLTDVTSDTNRGKAQGLLSLATWFALLLVYGTSGPIVEKFGYFIFFGIAGALVLISGIAGGIAAIEPQRAIVPVREPLLKRIQQSLNTQALRQNKNLLYVLLAIGFWGMAFNVFFPYLIIYLKHFLKIDIATSSILIAVSILVGGILASLPAGILADKIGRKPIAVFAVLLISVSLIAFSFARSPITIGILATMWIIAQTIWMTATGAWSKDLFPEERRGEFAGYFTLFYVAFTMIPGPLIGAIVADTWGIRTTVDGKPGIIPTPEIFTVSAILILITIVPLLFAKDLREMVK